ACACAAGGGGCAGTGTACAGACCTCCATCCAGACTGGGCGGAGGCACCCcaccctgaccccacacacagggGCAGAGCCTCTCCGTTCAGTCCAGCTGCGACTCCAGGGCAACGCCTGGTACCAGGCGGATCCCTGCTCGAGTCACAGCGTCGCCATGGATACGCTGCAGCCAGAAGGCCCCTCCCCCGCCTGCCCCTGTCACAGGTCAGTCTGGTGTTGGTGATGggcctctggtctctctgtctcatcagGTCCAGAGCATCTGTTGAACCCACTCCTAGCCTAGTCACAAATGCTTATtttgattctgtgtgtgtgtgcgtgtgtgtgtgtgcagcgagGTCCTGGTGTCTCTGCAGCAGCAGGTGTCCAAGCTGCAgaaggacctggaggagggacTGATTCAGCTCCCTCAGCTCAGCCAGAGGATGGACCTCCTCTCCTCGCGCCACCGGCAGGACCGGAGCTCCAGGAGCCGGCCCCGGCCTCATCCCAGACCACCTGCACACAGGTAGGCCTCACCCCAGACCACCTGCACACAGGTAGGCCTCACGCCAGACCACCTACACACAGGTAGGCCTCACGCCAGACCACCTGCACACAGGTAGGCCTCACGCCAGACCACCTGCACACAGGTAGGCCTCACCCCAGACCACCTACACACAGGTAGGCCTCACGCCAGACCACCTGCACACAGGTAGGCTTCTGGcactgggagggagtgaagaagaGATTGATTGCTGATTACtaaagaggaggatggagatggatggatggatgaatggataaacagatggacagacagacgggtgATTAGGTGATCAGTCCTGTTCTTGTGTCTCCAGTGTCTGGAGGTCTGCAGGCAGCAGGACCCCCACCCTGGCCCAGGAGCCaggccctgcctccagcctgcTGAAGGTAGATGACTGGATCTCCTCAGACATGGACCCCAGCAGGAGCAGAGGTACACAACAACACTGTCAGTACAACCACAGTCCATCTGTCAAGAGCAGTGTGGTCAGAATTAATTAGTAGCTCGTGTATTAGTAACACGCTTTTAGTATTGTTCACAGTAGGTTTGTTTTTGTGAAAGTGTTTTTTTAATGCTGTGTAACGATTTTGTTATGCTTAAATACATAGCACAATGTAACCGAAAACCAACCATGAACCTCACTGTTGTCTCCCTCAGGTACCAACAGTGACTCCGGGCGCTCAGGGACCCTGCAGTACATCGGCTCACCACCAGGGGTCAGTAGAGGGAGCCCAgacccacacacctccaccagccCGGGGAAACCCCAGAGCGAGAAGCACTCCAGCAGAGGTTGTTAAGAGTGTGACTTTGTTTTAACCTGCATCACTTGCATGAGTTACACTTACATACATGTAATGTATCAAGTCATCTGTTGGACTTGAACTTCCTGCCTCTGTCACCCTCCACAGGTTCGGAGGGTAACCTGACCGTGAGGAACCCAGATCTTCCCCTCTCcaaccccagtcccagccctagTCCTAGTCCCAGTCCAATACTAGGCAAACAGGGACTGTCCTACAGCAACCTCAACTACAGGGCTCAGCGTAAGCAAAGGACATTTCTACATCCAAATCACTGAAACAACAGCTTCTGCTGTAATTATACCCATAGATCACACCAGTACAGGATCCTACATACTTGTATACAACTTCCAGATACATGTGTATGACAGCTGCCTTGATCCTGgttctgtgtcctgtgtggTTCCGCTTAGTGTCGGCAGTTCTGGACGCAGAGATGGAGAACCTGTTCTCCAAGGGGAGGTTCTCTCAGCAGAAGCCTCTGTTACAGGTCAACTATGgatcctcctccagcctgcctgctgGGTAAATCTGCCTCTGACTACTAGATAACTAGCTAGCGAGATAACTATAGGGTGatcagacgtcctcttttacccggacatgtcctcttttcgagacctaaaaaatgcgtccggcaaggattccaaaatcgtccgggtttttgcctcgttggatattcgtgtctctctgggtctttcaccaactattacgcccttacaagtttcgGAAAGGGTATGTCCCTTACGTCCCACCTTCTTGCGCAgactctgactgtagagagaactgtcattttgatGAGATACAcaaccagcacccccccccccccccccccccccccccccccccccccccccccccccccccccccccccccccccgacgcgACAAAGTGTCcgctttttcacaaactcaaatctggtcaccctagatAACCAGCCAGCGGGATAACTAGCCAGTTGGTTAACTAGCCAGCTGGATAACTACCttgatctctctcctccacagcttcaAGGTGAGGGAGCCTACGCTGCAGTCTGTGTCTGTCCAGCGGAAGCGCTCAGCCCAGTCGGACACGGCACTCCTGCCCAGCAACGTGTACTTCCAGCGGACGCTCCCTCCAGCACTGCCCCCCTCCAGGACCACGAGCAGGACCAGACGGCACAGGGGCAGCAAGGTGAGGCTGAAGAAGGTTCTAGAATCCAGAAATACTATTAGAACCATgttcttctgatccttgatcttctgctgtactttttaatgctttggacaaaagcgtctgctaaaacattacatttacatttagtcatttagcactcttatccagagagacttacagtaagtgaaaAATTACGATTGATAGCTTTATTGACCTTGAATAAGCCCAATAGATTGAAAGCGTCATTGGTTTAAAAAGCTGATCGTTCCATAGTATGATGGTTTGGGTGAAAGTATAATTGATGGACATTGTGATTGGTTGATAGACCGATTGATGTACGCTGTGATTGGTTGCCTGtccccaggaggaggagatcaaCAGGAAGCTGGACCAGGCTATCGAGGCGGCCCGCAGCATGAAGAAGGCCACTGATAGAATGGCCAGGAGTCTGTCAGCTGACCTGGCCAAGTCCCAGCTACACAGGAAGTTACACGGCAGGAAACACGTCACCTCATAACGCCTAGGCTCCCACATCTGACCTGGGATCAGCCTCCAAACTTAATGTGATTACCTGTTgttctttgtgttttgtgttttatgtaAGTTTACATATTTATTTACGCCTCAAACATTTTAGATATTAACTTATTGTCGATTAAATTATTTGTTAATAGTTTGGATTTTTGTTTTGAgaggttttttttatttattttttactcacAACAGCTTAGATGATATCCCATTCAGGTATCACCTTCTGGGGCGGTGCCATGGTGGTGGATTTTCATGTCAGATcgttttaaattctcgtgctgtcagcagggggtgctgcagcaccctcagcacccctagtccCCGCGGCCATGCCTGGACGCACACCTTTACAGTCCCACCTGTAATGTGTCCCTCCACCCaggtcctccctgtctctctcaggagTCTGTGAGAAAACAGAGAAGGAGACCTAGTTTGTCATAAGTAGGCCACATTTTGGATATTTAGTTACAGAAAATGGTTAATTCGCTCATCTGACACCTCCGCTGGCCCCGCTGTGGCGGAGCTGTGGAGAGGCGACACAAAAACGCTGCTTACTAGGTTTCTGTGGGAGGACTGCGCTGTTGTCTGGGGTGTAGCCGcgggggctggggcctgggctggggcctgggcctgggcctgggccggggctggggctggggctggagtgaggctggagctgaggccggggctggggccggggctggagtgaggctggggcgaggctggagctggggccggggctggggctggagtgaGGCTGGTGcgaggctggagctggggccggggctggggctggagtgaGGCTGGTGcgaggctggagctggggccggggctggggctggagtgaggctggagcgaggctggagctggggccggggctggggctggagtgaGGCTGGTGcgaggctggagctggggccggggctggggctggagtgaggctggagtgaggctggagtgaggctggagcgaggctggagtgaggctggagcgaggccggggctggggcctggTCAGGGTGGTTGAGGGGTGTAGTGTTTCcttgttgtttgtttggtgtTAGGATGAGGATTCCGGGCAACATTCCTGGACTGTCCTCTCTGATTGTTTGAAGGAAGACCTGATATCTCtgaacatgaacacacaaactgtaccaacacacgtacacacactcacaaactgaCCAAAAGCCCATTATACAGTATGTTCTGTATTTTCTCACATTCTCCACCTGCCTCCACCGTCCACAATCTCTCAACACATTCAGtactctttacatttacatttagtcatttttagcagacgctcttatccagagcgacttacagtaagtacagggacattccccccgaggcaagtagggtgaagtgccttgcccaaggacacaacgtcatttggcttggcggggaatcgatccggcaaccttctgattactagtccgactccctcaccgctcagccatctgatccccctACTCTTAAAAACTTTCAGACGTGGGGGAAATTACACTGATGTTCTGGTCATGGTAAGTGGACATgtttatacatacagtatacccACACAGACCTACAATGCTAGCTATGGTCAGTAGTTGAAACTACTGGATAATCACACACTACATTTTCCTGACACGAATAAGAAAAACAGGAAGTCATGTTTGTTTATTGAATTGTTTGAGGGTTATGTTCTCAGAGTGATCTCTGGCCAGCCTCTTCAGTCATTTTCCTGTCTGACGAGTGAAAACGTAGGTCCCAACTCCTAGAGGTGTGAAACTGCTCCTTGACTGACTAAGGTGTCAATGTCTTCATTACGTCAAGCTGGATTTCctccagtgtgtatgtgtgtgagaagtacagagagaaagggagagaaagagaagtacaCTAACATTAAGGGAACAGTCGACCATGAGCCCCACAGGCTAAAATgtgatctccctctctctccctctctctctcattccacacccacacacacacacacacacacaagctacagGCCAGACCACCTAGACTGCAGGAAGCAGGTGTACGGCTGCAGCAGGGAAGGTAGAAGGTGGACCACTTGTGATGACAGGTGTCTTTGTCAACTCAAACGAGGAGACACAGTGTCTGGTGGAGTGAGTCAGTGTTGTACAAAGCAGGAGTGTTAGTCTGGTATGAAAGTCAGGGGCACACAATCGGTCCACCCCCCTATCCCCCAAtaccccccgcctcccccccccaaaatatggGAACTCCTTGTAGGCATCATACTACGGTATTTGCTCCTTTCGCAGCATCAGAGCCAGAACAACCAGGTTTAAGTACAGCTTCTTCCCAGAAGCTGTCAGACTTATTAACACCCCAGAACTGACAAGCTGAACTTTTGACCTAAAGTTACACTGACTTGATTTACTATGCTGCTAATTTCTCAGGTTATTTTAATATGTatctatgcgtgtgtgtatgattggttatctgtatttatttatgatttatttatgataatttagttatttatttgttagTGGTTTTAATCGGACCTCAGTACCTAATTTCGTTCCAGCACATGTTCCATATTTTTGGAATGACAATAAATGATCATTATCCTTATACCACACCTTACAACAACACCACTTCTGGGTGTAAGTTTGGGGGCGGGAAGTAAGGACATCTGTCAATCTTAAGAGACCATTAAACGTCAACACTAATATCTAGGGGTAGTGTTAGTGTATAGGGTGTTTGTCGTTAGTGACATTGGGtaggtacagtaccagtcaaaagtttggacacaacTCCCGCCTGAGATCTGACCTTCACGCGCTCTCCTGGGACTCGACTTCCCGCGCACCCATCACAGAGAAGCATATTATGTCGCTCTTGCGTAAACCTTTGTTTGAGCGAAAGTAGGTTGTGGATGAAGCAGTGTATGTAGGCTAAACCTCACATGGCGTCGTGCCGCTCATTGTTGCACAATCCCATCGGTTGATGAACTGTGCCATTGACATTGTGATCCATATTTTGGGAACTACCACTTTTTGTCTTCCATGAAAGAGGCACCTAGGCTAAATCTATTTAAATGAGagtaaaataaatattataacTATGTGAAGATTTAATTAGGCTATACAATCGAACATTCTATTATACCATTGCTTGACTCTTATTTGACTGATCGGATATGTTTTCTTTTGTGAGACAATTCAAGCGCTCTGACGTGCTTTTGTAGTAATCGACTCAGCTCTACTGCAGTTTGTAGGCCTATTTTGTACAAATGCTCCACATGTGTAGGCCCCTAGCATTTGTAACACCACACATAATAATGTCAACGAAAAAGGAGTCTGCGAAAGTAGTGTTGAGGAAACGTTTATACAATAGGGGACGCATAGGCCCTTATGTCAAATAGcctaaaaacataaaacaatattAGACGACTAATGAGTTACATGTTCAGTGTCAGAAATTTGTGTTTGGTGCTTTGCCCCTGACAGTGATGGACTGTGTGGAAAGTCACAGAGAGGGTAAAAGAGACGCTGTCTTTGTCTGAGAACTATAGTGTAGAACAACATCTCGGTGGATGTCAACAAGTGCAACTCCTATGGGGGACCACAACTCACCCTCAAGGCAGAAACTtttaacagaaagaaagaatgggGTCACAATGTTCCGCTGCTGGTTTCGGAGCGCGCAGCAGAATGGGAACATGTGTTCATCTATCCATTATGTATTTTTTAATAAAGTGATATTTTAGTATATAAATTATGTATTGTAGACGTTATTAGATGAAGACATGCACACTTGAGGTAATCTACTCTGATTTCAACAATATTGGAAACAGTTTCACCCATATAAATTCAAGTTTTGTAATGTAGCTATGTAACTATTTTGTACACTTCACCCATCAAATTGGCTACAAAGGTAGTAATGGAAAAAGTAAAACAGTTGAAGAACATATTTCACGTTTTTCACTGCACTGTGTAGCTCGAGGCAAATTGGTCCTCCTTCTTATCCAATTAGTTCCATTCAACACGCACTCAGGTGAGTCTCGTGTCCTCCGCTCGCGCTGATAGGCCCGCTGGCGCGCTATCTGGGGGAGGGGTCACGCGCCAGGGCTCTTCGGTATTCACTGAAACAATAAAGGACCTGTCGTTTCCACAAAAAAAAGTCAAGTTAATCTCCTGCTGTACCCCCGAAGACATAGTCGGACGGCTTCAAACAGAGTAGCCCGAAGGCACCGGCTCTCCGCAACACTTgaagaatggaaaaaaaacattttaaagttttaaaGCTTTGGTTTTTATTCAGCTTAACACAGGTAAGATACTTTAcacacagattttttttaagtttttgATTATTAATATTTTCACAGTcaaatatttgttatttgttAACATTGACGTGCTTTTGTAACAATACCGTTATTCACTTACATGTAGGTTACAAATAAAAGGTGGAAAATAAGAACAGTGGCTCTTTTGAAAAAGATGGCTTTCAACAACTGCACACGACAAGCCCTACCTCTGCTCAATAGACAAATTCATTCAGACCTGAAAAAAATACCAGTTCTGaaatctgtgctgagtgaagaAAAAGAATTGCAGCCTGTTACCATCTATGCACAGAGAACATGATACGGGTTCACGGTGTAATTTGCCCCGTGTTCTAATGGCAACTCTATGACCCTTGAAAAGATATCCTGGACAATTTGGGAGCTATTTCAAGTAtttatgatttaaaaaaaatgaactAACAATTGTATTGAAACTTTTATTTCTAGATATGTGCAGCACAAAACGGTAATAATATTTAAATTTACCTTAACAATCTTTCAACCGAAAATAATTAGATTGACTCAAGTTTAATTTTGTCTGTAAAATTGTTAACTTCCAACACTATTGACCTTGTGAAATGAATTAAACGAATATATGTAATTGACATGATTGATAATGGatttgttgtgtatgtgtgtgtatttcacagACATAACCTTGTCTGTGTTCACCGTAACGTCTAAAAGCATGACGGTGCGATGGAGCGGCCACACTGGCGCGAGCTCGTACAAGGTCACCGCTACGCCCAAGAACTCTCCCGAGCCGTCCGTCTTTGCCCAGTTCAGCGGGAACTCGGTCATGGGCTCAGTGAACTCCCTGTCTCCCAACACGCTGTACACCATGCAGGTGGAGGCCATGGACCAGTCCTTGAACGTGCTGAGCAGCGCCAATACCGTCGAgactacaggtgtgtgtgtgaacaccgGTTCTAGCCTACTATCCAGTTACTGTCAAACATGAACGATCCAGTGTCGTTTTAATGATTGAATTACTCAAAAAGATGGCAAGTGATCATCTCTCTGAATGTTATTACTTTGTGATGTGTTTAGAGATTGAACTTGAAAtaagaggaggatgatgatgggatTATGCTTAATTATTTAAGGGGGAGGAACATTTTATGAAATTaccctgtgaatgtgtgtacatgtgtgtgtgtatatttatacatgagtgtgtgtgtgtgtgtctgaccctcAGCTCCCGAGGTCCCCTCCATTGATCAGGCCTATTCCAAGCAGAGCGACAGCATCACTGTGGTGTTCAGAGAGGTTTCCGGGGCGACCGGTTACATCCTGCGTGCGGAGTCGGGGGACATTTTGACTGAAACCATGGTAACCAGCTCGCCTGGCACAGTGCTGAACCTGAATCAGTACACAGAGTACACCATCAACGTCATGGCCGTCAACTCAGGAGGAAGAAGTCAGCCCTCATGGCCCGCCGTCCACATCACGACAGGTACAGAtacacctggagatacacctgtAGATACATCTGTAGATACATCTGGAGGAGCACCTAGACATACACCTGTAGAtacacctggagatacacctggAGATACTCCTGTAggaacacctacacacacacctgtagataCACCTGTAGGAACACCTGGAAACACACCTGTAGGaacacctggagatacaccagTAGGAACACCTATACATACACCTGTAGATACACCTGTAGATACACCTGGAGATACTCCTGTAGGaacacctggagatacacctggagatacacctgtaggaacacctggagatacacctgtacatacacctggagatacacctggagatacacctggagatacacctgtACATACACCTGTAGATACACCTGTAGGaacacctggagatacacctgtaggaacacctggagatacaccagTAGGAACACCTGTAGGAACACCTGTAAATATACCTGTAGATACACCTGTATGAACACCTAGAGATACACCTGTACATACACCTGTAGGAACACCTGGAAAtacacctggagatacacctttAGGTATACCTTTAGAAATATGGTAATATACCTGTAGAAACACCAGGATATATACCTGGAGAAACACCTTTAGATATAACTATAGAAACACAATTTGTCTTCCAATGCTTGGTTGGTGGCTATGAGTTTTGAAAACACAGACAATTGCACTCCaccaacctccccctccccctccctccccgcctccctcccaTAACTAAACCAGAATCCTGAAATTAAAGTTGTTTATTCAAGATAGTGATCAGCGTAGGGCGTTCCTCTGATCTTGGGTGCGGCCCCGTCAGTGTGCTGGTGTCCCTGGCGAGGCATGGTTCCACCCCAGCATTGAGAGGGTGGCAGCCCCAGGCCCCATGGCCCATCGCTCTGGTTACCATACCtcaccccttccctctcctcactgTATGAAAGCAGAAACCTTGAGAACTAGGTTGTCTCCTCTCCCCAAGGATCCTGGACGTAACACGATGACACAGGCTCCGTTTCAGCTCTCCTCACTTTTGTTTTGTGTGAGGTTGATGACCGGTGGCAGTTTATCTTCAATAGTTCTTTTATCTTCTCTGTGCTTTTATTAGAGGTgttctgcttgtgtgttttctgtggttGAATGTCCTGGGGTGGGTGTATTTGTTCGGCTGGTCATTGTGCTCGTAGTTATGTAATTTATTGATGTGAGTACCTGTGTGTCATCCATCttgcatccatccattcatccatcattcaccaatcctcctctctctcctctctcgcccGCCTCGTCTCCAGTCGTGGTTGCCCCAGAGCTGAACTCCACGTCTCCTAGTAATGACACCATCCGGGTGACGTGGGCTCCGGTGGACCACGCCGTCCTGTACACCCTGTGCATCATCCGCGAGGGCTCCGACTCGCGGCTGAAGGTCAACTCCACCGCGCCCTCCTTCACCTTCGCCAACCTGGAGCCCGGCACCATCTACTGCATCAAGGCCACCGCCTGGGACCCCCAGGGTCGCCCTGGAGACGACCAGACTGTCTGTCAGATCACACGtgagcagggggtggggggaggtggagggatggggttAAGTTAGGGGTGGGGGGTCAGAGGTTAAGTGATTCCTGCATGGTCCATAGTCAGCtgactgtcctgtcctgtctcccccagGTCCTCCCACCCCTGACCCCATCCAGGTGCAACTGACCCAGGGTCGTTCGATGGGGATGGTGGTGTACTGGTCGATGGTGCGTGGTGCTGAGGACTACTATGCTCGCTCCACCACCGGCCAGAACTGCAGCTCATCAGCAGACAGCTTCTGCATCATCGACCCGGTGGTCTGCGGTCAGAACTACACCGTCACCGTGACGGCGGAGAACACGGCCGGGCCCAGCGACCCGTCACAGCCACAGAACGTCTCTACCTGTGAGGGGCCTgcattctaacacacacacacacacacacatgcttacacacaccTGTGAGTGGGCCTgcattctaacacacacacacacatgctaacacacacatacatgctaacagacacatgctaacacatacatgcacacacacgtacgtattgatctctcttcacccccccccccccccagtcccgtGCCCCCCAGAGCGTACCTGGGTGGAGGAGCACCCTCCGGGCGGATGCTGGGTGCTGTGGAGCGAGGTGGTGTCGGCAGAGTTCTACATGGCGTTTGTGAAGAGAGATGACGGAGCAGAGCAGCTATGCAACACCACCAGCACCTCCTGCAGCTTCTCCTGCTCCTGCGGCTACACCTACCTCACCACCGTGTTCGCCTACAACCAGGCCGGGGCCAGTCCTCAGGGGGACGTGCTCAACTACACCACCAGtaaggaggacacacacacacacacatgtggaggacacacacacacacgtggaggagacacacacacacacacatgtggaggacacacacacacacgtggaggagacacacacacacacacatgtggaggacacacacacacacacatggaggacacacacacacacatgtggaggagacacacacacacacacatgtggaggagacacacacacacacatgtggaggagacacactctcacactctcctctcttcccctccagtTCCCTGCTGCCCGGAGGATGTTGTCATAGCGCTGGTCTCCACGGAGACCCTGGAGATCACGTGGTCGCCGGTGCGGGGGGCGGAGCTGTACGAGACTACGGCGGCGCagagtgatgatgtcatccacTGTAACGACACTGCGCCGGTGTGCGCGCTGTCAGACCTGCGCTGCGGCAGCGTGTTCAGCGTAGTCGTTACGCCCTGCAGCGAGCTGAGAGGATGCAACCACACCTGCCCAGCACACACACGAGCtacaggtaccacacacacacctgcccagcacacacacgagctccaggtaccacacacacacctgcccagcACCCACAcgagctaccacacacacacacacaagctgcagGTGCCACATACACTTACCCTGAAACATACACAAAACAGGTCattcacaccctcccccccccagcgccCTGTACTCCAGAGATCGTCAACGTGACCCAGACCAACTCCTCCAGTGTGACCGTGGTCTTCACGACCCCCAACGACCTCAACGCCACCTATGTTGCCACGGCGGTGGGCCGCAGCGACAGCCACTCCTGCACGACACGCTCCTCGTCCTGCCAGCTCAGCCCGCTGCCCTGCGGAGCGTCCTACGACCTCAGCGTGGTCGCCAGCTCCCCCGCCGGACGCAGCCTGCCCAGCTACACCCTGGCCCTGGAGACCggtacacacaccgacacacacacaccgacacacacacacaccatggacacacacacaccatggacacacacacaccaactacagaaaatgtgaaaaaaagaaaaaaaacgagcacactcaatc
The Hypomesus transpacificus isolate Combined female chromosome 22, fHypTra1, whole genome shotgun sequence genome window above contains:
- the LOC124484434 gene encoding fibronectin type III domain-containing protein 7-like; its protein translation is MEKKHFKVLKLWFLFSLTQICAAQNDITLSVFTVTSKSMTVRWSGHTGASSYKVTATPKNSPEPSVFAQFSGNSVMGSVNSLSPNTLYTMQVEAMDQSLNVLSSANTVETTAPEVPSIDQAYSKQSDSITVVFREVSGATGYILRAESGDILTETMVTSSPGTVLNLNQYTEYTINVMAVNSGGRSQPSWPAVHITTVVVAPELNSTSPSNDTIRVTWAPVDHAVLYTLCIIREGSDSRLKVNSTAPSFTFANLEPGTIYCIKATAWDPQGRPGDDQTVCQITRPPTPDPIQVQLTQGRSMGMVVYWSMVRGAEDYYARSTTGQNCSSSADSFCIIDPVVCGQNYTVTVTAENTAGPSDPSQPQNVSTFPCPPERTWVEEHPPGGCWVLWSEVVSAEFYMAFVKRDDGAEQLCNTTSTSCSFSCSCGYTYLTTVFAYNQAGASPQGDVLNYTTIPCCPEDVVIALVSTETLEITWSPVRGAELYETTAAQSDDVIHCNDTAPVCALSDLRCGSVFSVVVTPCSELRGCNHTCPAHTRATAPCTPEIVNVTQTNSSSVTVVFTTPNDLNATYVATAVGRSDSHSCTTRSSSCQLSPLPCGASYDLSVVASSPAGRSLPSYTLALETAPCCPSSLTVEQVTQAMTNVTWSPALGARSYITALSSPRGHAKCHTLDTHCLLGCITCGTNYSVSLEAISRTGHKAQCSYHGFSSSACCPSSVKLYRMANSSLRVLWRSSGPPALQNHTVDLYGTGANYTCSPAAGASSCHIQEVACGDVYTVVVAPLGPGGGPVHFCPQRMYSVSCAGSNVGMGQSALFEKSISGVQQEVTRQAKAFLSFERMPEIQLSRRRAERDKPWLWFATVRSLIGKGVMLAVTQGRVITNALNIANEDCIKVAAVLNNAFYLEDLHFTVEGRDTHYFIKTSLPETDLSALRLTSGKKSLENGVNVTVSQSTTVVNGRTRRFADVELQFGSLALHVRYGMTLDEEKARVLEQARQRALGSSWAREQQRVREGEEGVRLWTEGEKRQLLSGGKVLGYDGYYVLSIEQYPELADSANNIQFLRQSEIGRR